The following coding sequences lie in one Pirellulales bacterium genomic window:
- the leuD gene encoding 3-isopropylmalate dehydratase small subunit, translating to MTPFTKHTGLVAPLDRANVDTDQIIPKQFLKRIERTGFGQYLFFDWRFRNDGSDNPDFELNRPQFRGASILLARRNFGSGSSREHAPWALADYGFRVIIAPTFADIFHNNCFKNGLLPITLPDAEIDELFARCAQNPGYKLTADLETCRLTDKHYLSLPFEVEEFRRHCLLHGLDDIGLTLHQADKIAAFEKKRGMAPVAGQ from the coding sequence ATGACTCCCTTCACCAAACACACCGGACTGGTTGCTCCGCTGGACCGGGCCAATGTCGATACCGATCAAATCATTCCCAAGCAGTTTCTCAAGCGGATCGAGCGAACGGGCTTTGGACAATATCTCTTTTTCGATTGGCGGTTTCGCAACGATGGATCCGACAATCCGGATTTCGAATTGAATCGGCCGCAATTTCGTGGCGCCAGCATCCTTTTGGCCCGCCGCAATTTTGGCAGCGGTTCCAGCCGCGAACACGCCCCTTGGGCGCTGGCCGATTACGGTTTCCGCGTCATTATCGCGCCCACCTTCGCCGACATCTTCCACAACAACTGTTTCAAAAACGGCCTGCTGCCAATCACGCTGCCCGATGCCGAAATCGACGAATTGTTCGCGCGATGTGCCCAAAACCCCGGATACAAACTCACCGCCGATTTAGAAACCTGCAGGTTGACCGACAAGCATTACCTGTCGCTGCCGTTCGAAGTGGAAGAGTTCCGCCGCCACTGCCTGTTGCACGGACTAGATGATATCGGTCTTACTTTGCATCAGGCCGATAAAATTGCCGCGTTCGAAAAGAAGCGCGGCATGGCTCCCGTCGCCGGCCAATGA
- the leuC gene encoding 3-isopropylmalate dehydratase large subunit, translated as MPAAPRTMFEKIWDAHVVHAAPGQETLLYIDLHLVHEVTSPQAFEGLRLAHRRVRRPELTVATPDHNVPTTDRRLPIADLISEQQINTLRHNCREFGIRLYDLDSPQQGIVHVIGPELGFTQPGLTIVCGDSHTATHGAFGALAFGIGTSEVEHVLATQTLLQSKPKTFELRVDGQLGHGVTAKDVILFLIGQIGTDGGTGYVIEYTGPIIRSFSMEQRMTVCNMSIEAGARAGMIAPDDQTFEYLKGREFAPQGNAFDAAVDRWQQLPSDSGAKYDRMEVYDAADIAPQITWGTNPGQVVPVLGSVPDPANFERDDQRKAAEHSLKYMGLEPGKPMQSLALDRVFIGSCTNSRIEDLRAAAAVVRGYRVAETVDAMVVPGSGQVKQQAEHEGLDRIFKEAGFDWREAGCSMCLGMNPDILTPGQRCASTSNRNFEGRQGKGGRTHLVSPAMAAAAAIAGHFVDIRHWDYKG; from the coding sequence ATGCCTGCCGCCCCTCGCACCATGTTCGAAAAAATCTGGGATGCACATGTGGTGCATGCCGCACCGGGACAGGAAACCCTGCTCTACATCGATCTGCATTTGGTCCACGAAGTGACCAGCCCGCAGGCGTTCGAGGGATTGCGATTAGCACACCGCCGGGTGCGTCGCCCGGAACTAACCGTCGCCACGCCCGACCATAACGTGCCCACCACCGATCGGCGGCTGCCCATTGCGGACCTCATTTCCGAGCAGCAAATCAATACGCTCCGCCACAACTGCCGCGAGTTCGGCATTCGCCTGTACGATTTAGACAGTCCGCAACAAGGCATCGTGCACGTTATCGGTCCGGAACTGGGATTCACGCAGCCGGGCCTGACGATTGTTTGCGGCGACAGTCATACCGCCACGCACGGCGCGTTCGGCGCGCTGGCCTTCGGCATCGGCACCAGCGAAGTGGAACACGTGCTGGCCACGCAAACCCTGCTGCAATCGAAGCCGAAAACGTTTGAGCTGCGGGTCGATGGCCAACTGGGCCACGGCGTGACGGCCAAAGACGTCATTCTGTTTCTGATTGGCCAAATCGGCACGGATGGCGGCACCGGTTACGTCATCGAATACACCGGCCCGATCATCCGCAGCTTCAGCATGGAACAGCGCATGACCGTGTGCAACATGTCGATTGAAGCCGGCGCACGGGCCGGTATGATCGCGCCGGACGATCAAACGTTCGAATATCTCAAGGGTCGTGAATTCGCCCCGCAGGGAAACGCTTTCGATGCCGCCGTGGACCGGTGGCAACAACTTCCCAGCGATTCGGGCGCAAAGTACGACCGGATGGAAGTGTACGATGCCGCCGACATTGCACCGCAAATCACCTGGGGCACCAATCCCGGGCAGGTCGTGCCGGTGCTGGGAAGCGTGCCCGATCCCGCGAATTTCGAGCGCGACGATCAACGCAAAGCCGCCGAGCATTCGCTCAAATACATGGGGCTGGAGCCCGGCAAGCCGATGCAATCGCTGGCGCTGGATCGCGTGTTCATCGGTTCGTGCACCAACAGCCGCATCGAAGACTTGCGGGCCGCCGCCGCCGTGGTGCGCGGCTATCGTGTGGCCGAAACGGTCGATGCCATGGTCGTGCCCGGCAGCGGGCAAGTGAAGCAACAGGCGGAACACGAAGGCCTGGATCGCATTTTCAAAGAGGCGGGCTTCGATTGGCGCGAAGCCGGCTGCAGCATGTGCCTGGGCATGAATCCCGATATACTGACCCCCGGCCAGCGCTGCGCCAGCACCAGTAACCGCAATTTTGAAGGCCGCCAAGGCAAAGGGGGCCGCACGCATTTGGTCAGCCCCGCCATGGCCGCCGCCGCCGCCATCGCCGGCCACTTTGTCGACATCCGCCACTGGGATTACAAAGGATAG
- a CDS encoding protein kinase, with translation MSSNSSNHATVVAAGLPLLGSAEHSHSGPCCKVAMCEGSSPHMSKETRSLLRSRLRMSALLLGGGFAVFFLRQLFLVNYHSPEEMFLLLFHGLTSLFLLLIGGRLCQKCTYELSTLRIAELIIFGVPSLYFIAMQWVAIRSGDPFLIGITAPWMLLILTYSLYIPNTWRRAAWVLGLFAVTPTAICIVAAVMLPIYGSMVGPNIISKIFMTMALAAFIGTWGVHTINRLRREAFEAKQLGQYRLKRLLGAGGMGEVHLAEHQLMKRPVAIKLIKPSNAADPTSLARFHREVQATAKLTHLNTIEIFDYGHTDDGTFYYVMEYLPGKSLADLVEQHGPMAPARVVWLLEQICGALAEAHGLGLMHRDIKPGNIFAAERGGVYDVAKLLDFGLAKPLMTGHGDVTLTQQGSITGSPLFMAPEQAAGDGEPDARSDIYALGAVAYYLLTGHPPFEGDNAVKVLLAHANKNVTPPSKLQPGIQSELEQIVLRCLQKKPADRFPDVATLGAELAATPLHGRWTAADAQAWWQTNGGVSRDGMPTVAGAADHTVVGGIQSSTGADPSSGDDSEAGADVASKGSRTRGSSDATQADLAHDSASHSALVG, from the coding sequence ATGTCTTCCAATTCGTCCAATCATGCTACCGTTGTGGCCGCCGGTTTGCCGCTGTTGGGCTCTGCCGAACACTCGCATTCCGGCCCATGCTGCAAAGTTGCCATGTGCGAAGGCAGCAGCCCGCACATGTCGAAAGAAACCCGCTCGCTGCTGCGCAGTCGGCTGCGCATGTCAGCGTTGTTATTGGGCGGCGGGTTCGCGGTCTTCTTTCTGCGGCAATTGTTCTTGGTCAATTATCATAGCCCGGAAGAAATGTTCCTACTCCTTTTTCACGGGCTGACGTCGCTGTTCCTGCTTTTGATCGGTGGCCGGCTGTGCCAGAAGTGCACTTATGAACTATCCACATTGCGGATTGCTGAGTTGATCATTTTCGGCGTTCCGTCGCTGTATTTTATTGCCATGCAATGGGTGGCCATCCGCAGCGGCGATCCGTTTTTAATTGGCATTACCGCGCCGTGGATGCTGTTGATTCTCACCTACTCGCTGTACATTCCCAACACCTGGAGGCGCGCCGCTTGGGTGCTCGGCTTGTTCGCGGTTACCCCAACAGCCATTTGCATTGTAGCCGCGGTCATGCTTCCCATTTACGGGAGCATGGTTGGGCCGAACATCATTTCCAAGATTTTCATGACCATGGCGCTAGCCGCGTTCATCGGCACTTGGGGAGTTCACACCATCAATCGCTTGCGGCGCGAAGCGTTCGAAGCCAAACAGTTGGGGCAGTATCGACTCAAGCGCCTGCTAGGCGCCGGAGGCATGGGAGAAGTGCATTTGGCCGAGCATCAACTGATGAAGCGCCCTGTGGCCATCAAGCTTATCAAGCCCAGCAACGCGGCCGATCCCACGTCGTTGGCCCGCTTCCATCGCGAAGTGCAGGCCACGGCCAAGCTCACGCATTTGAACACCATCGAAATCTTCGACTACGGCCACACCGACGACGGCACGTTTTACTACGTCATGGAATACCTGCCCGGCAAAAGCCTGGCCGACCTGGTCGAACAGCACGGGCCCATGGCTCCGGCCCGAGTGGTGTGGTTACTGGAGCAAATCTGTGGTGCCCTGGCCGAAGCGCACGGCCTGGGACTGATGCATCGCGACATCAAGCCGGGCAACATTTTCGCCGCGGAGCGAGGCGGCGTTTATGATGTCGCCAAGCTGTTGGATTTCGGCCTAGCCAAGCCGCTGATGACGGGCCACGGCGATGTCACGCTTACGCAGCAAGGTTCGATCACCGGCTCGCCGCTGTTCATGGCGCCAGAGCAAGCGGCCGGTGACGGCGAACCCGATGCCCGCAGCGATATTTACGCGCTCGGCGCGGTGGCGTACTACTTGCTGACGGGTCATCCGCCGTTCGAAGGCGACAACGCGGTGAAGGTGTTGCTCGCTCACGCTAACAAAAACGTGACGCCGCCATCGAAGCTGCAACCCGGCATTCAGTCCGAATTGGAGCAGATTGTCCTGCGCTGCCTGCAGAAGAAGCCGGCCGATCGTTTCCCCGATGTTGCCACATTGGGCGCGGAGTTGGCCGCGACTCCGTTGCACGGCCGGTGGACTGCCGCTGATGCGCAAGCGTGGTGGCAAACCAACGGCGGCGTCAGCCGCGATGGCATGCCCACGGTGGCCGGTGCAGCGGACCATACGGTTGTCGGCGGCATTCAATCGAGCACCGGCGCCGATCCATCCAGCGGCGACGACAGCGAAGCCGGCGCAGACGTCGCCTCGAAAGGCTCCCGCACTCGCGGCTCATCCGACGCCACCCAAGCCGATCTGGCCCACGACAGCGCCAGCCACAGCGCGCTGGTGGGGTAA